AAAACGTGgagcagacagagaaaaagaggcacagagagttttttgttttgcatactAAACATAAATTTGAGTCCTCTGTGTCATAGTTTCCAGACGAGAAAGGAGTGTCGAATGCGTCAACGACGTCTTAATTAGGAAAAGAAAGGGAGTGCGGTTCAACCTACGGTTACATTTGATGTTtcagaaaactgacagaacaaAACGAAGAGCTCTAACCTTGCAATTACAAAtcagcaaagacagaaaagattCCTGACGgggttttaaagagaaacttaCTATGACTGACGtgtataaagaagaaaaaaaatgaccaaaaaaaaagctgaaaaccatCAGAAACTTCTGACCCCAGAGGAGGCGAAGCTGTGAGTTCAGACGTCCTGGACGTTCATGGCGTCCTGAGGCCAGCTGTACGAGTCCAGAGTGAAGGAGTCGTAATCCGGACTGTAGATGTGGGACAGAACGAAGGCCTCCTTGTCTTTAGGCTCGGGATAGACTGaagctgtgttgtttttgtaggCATGGTTGACAAtctgtcagaggaggaggaacagacAGAGGTGATCAAATGGTTTATTAATAAATCATCTCTCTTGTTTTGTCAGCAGCTTAGATTAGCCACTGATCACATGAATCACAAATCATTcgtaaaaactaaaattgagCCTTTTAAGCTCCAGAAAAATGTTTCCCAGTTATTGGACGTTCTTCCAAGTAAAGTCCCTCCACAGGCCTGAAGTTGAGGTGTTAACCACAGCACTGCATGTGTTCAAccaattattatcattatttagcttctttttcccctcatttcaCTTGGATGTATGCTGGATTAAGATTTCTTCCTAATTGTAAACACAAATATAGTCTGGATATCGGATTATTTGGAGCTTTTCCTTTGCATGAGTCAAGAAGGATCTGACCTGTTTCTTCCTCTAAAAACTTCCTATTTTCATTATAATGGTATCTTAACTAAAggtgtcttaaaaaaaagtcttgtttctCCAAATTATAGGTTTCTTGAAGTTGCTGGAAATACTTCAATACATTTTTTGGTCTGTAAACCTCCCTTataaaacgtgtttttaataaagtcgGTGCGCACAAACGGCAGCTCGGCACATTTCGTTGCCACCTCTCATTTTATTGTACGGTTACACAACCACGGCCGGAGCGCCGAGTCGACCCGGGGCGAAGATCACCTACCTTCACCGCGATTTTAAAGGACACCTCCCTTATGGTGTTGAGAGGAGGGTAAAGTCTTCCTTCAGCCAGGTTCTCCTCTGTTACCATGTCAGCTATCGCCTGACAGAAACAcgggaaataaacaaacaagtcaCAGAGATGAAGTTAGCCTCCAAACTCTGATTATACAGAAAATATGGAAAGATGTGGTCtattataagaaataaaacccagCTTACACTGCTAAATAAtactaaaaagaaactgaatttatCAATCATACAGTGTCGTGTTGTCCAATTCGAGGTCTAAAGTCTATATGTGAAcatccagcacacacacacacgtggaTGAACACATGAGTGTGTGAGGAGCTTCCCGTACCTCTGCAGTGGTGAGGAAGATGTCGTCAGAGATGTGGCGCACTCCGCAGGCTATGACACCCAGCGCGACCCCGGGGAACACGTAGGCGTTGTTCCCCTGCCCGGGGAAGAAGGTGCGTCCGTCGGACAGTGACACCTTGTCGAACGGACTCCCGCTCGCGAAGATGCCTCGGCCCTGATcgaagaggagagagagagagagagagagagagagagagagagagagagagagagagagagagagagatttgaacaaaacaatcagacGATCTTTTACGTCACCATGCCACAAAAGCACATTCTTTTAGTCTTCAGCATTAATCGTTGAGAAAGGCTGTAAACCGTGAGGATGAGCTTCACCTCTGTCAGCTGGTAGCACTGCTCCGCCGTGCACTCGGCCTTGCTGGTGGGGTTGCTCAGAGCGAAGATGATCGGCCTCTGATTGAAAGACGCCATGTCCTTGATAATTTTCTCCGTAAACGCCCCTCCGATCGCAGCCACGCCTTTGAGACAAACTCCAGAGTTAGACTTCCCTCACCAGAGGCTCAAAAGGAAAGGGTTATGGTTAGCTACATCTACTGAAGATTACAGTCTCGATCATTTAGTTGCTGCCGTTTCTCATTTGGCTGTAAACCTCTGAAACGCAGATGATGTTAGAGACTAGAGAACTGATCTGCTAGTTCatcacacatgcagtttttggATTAAAACACGTTTATTTAACGTTGATGCATCAGATTAAGAGAAAGGAGTGAGTAAGATGATTTGTCGCGAGCTAAACGTGAAGAGAAATActggatggaaaaataaataaattcacctTTATGAGAGTTTCCACAACTGGACAGGATGTTATTATGAATGGACAAAAACAGGCGAGTTACAAacgtgtgggtttttttgtgtgtgtgtgatgctgaCTGAATCGTTGTATTTTTGCGTTTCACCTATGATGGCAGTGGGTTTGATGACCTGCACCACCTCCTCCAGAGTCTTCAGGTGTGGGTGCTCGTGAGCAAACTCGGCCTTCTCGTGGTTCAGATGGCTTCTTCCCTGTTCGCgtgaaacactttgttttggtTACTCGAAAACTCCTTTATTCTAACTTAAAAGGGAACAGGTAACCAGGTGTACCTTCACGATGAGGCCTTTCGAATCAACCATCCAAATCCTCTTGGCAGCCTCTTCTCTGGTCACTCCCTCTTTGGCCATGGCCATCATGAGTAGGTGGGCGATACCCAGAGCTGCCTGGagggagaggaaaaataaaaaaatcaaaacccaCATCCATCAAAGTTCCCCCTTTCACCGAGATTGAGATCTCCGATCAGCTCTGCTCACCTCGCCTGCTCCCTGGAAAACAAACGTGTGGTCCAgcagtttgttctttgtgatCTTCAAGGCAGCAAAGATTCCTGCAACAGCTACAGAGGCTGTGCCtgcatggaaaaaaacaaaacaaaacgctgtTAGATCACTGAGAGGAAAGTCTGGTTTACATCAAAACAACGTCCTCATGTCACAGAGGTTAAACTCTGGCTTCTTAATGATCGCACGATAAAGAAAAAGCTTCTGAATTTAAACAGACGGCCGCTGCAGTCGAGCAGAAGATCTGCTGTGACTGAGGCTACACTGAGCCTACAGGGACGTCTCtttggtttgaaaaaataattaccTATGAATTTGTCGTCTCTTCCTGCACAaatctgaccaaaacagctcagaATGAGTGCAGAATGAGATGAAacaccaaaattattatttttttaatatctgaGGACAAACTAATGAGTCAACCCCCTCCATCATATCATACGTGAAGTCCAGCTGCTTGTCACCTGATTAAGcctgaactttgacctcttCAGGTCCCCGAATTGTCCCAAACGTTACATTTAGAGTTAAAATGACCATCCTTCTCTGTGCAGCCTCTCTAGGCTGCCTAAACCTCAGAGCCTGGAGGAGTTTTAATGCATGTTGTTCTTTCAGGTTCCTTTTCCTGCTGTTCACGCTGCAGTGAACCGCAGTAACGCTACCGAACACTGCGAGTAATGAAGTACCTTGGATGTCGTCGTTGAAGGTGCAGTATCGATTCCTGTACTTGTTAAGGATACGAAAGGCGTTGCTGTTGGCAAAATCTTCAAACTGTATCAGGCAGTTCATCCCGTATCTGCAGAGGAACAGAATCGTCAGACATCATCATCACAGgaacattgtttgtttgtttggagtcGTTTTCTCTCACTTTTCCGTCACTGCCTGCATAAACTCGTCAACGAGCTCGTCGTACTCCTTCCCTCTGATCCTCTTGTGCTTCAGCCCGATGTACAGAGGGTCGTCAAGCAGCGACTGGACAGGAATTCAACAAACGTCCTTAAATCTGTGAACGACTGTCGAGTGGCTCTAATCCCATCTGAAGCGGACCGGCTCACCTGGTTGTCGGTGCCGACGTCCAGCAGCACAGGGAGACACTGCTGCGGGGGGACGCCGCTGCACGCCGTGTAGAGCGCCAGCTTCCCGACGGGGATTCCCATACCGTAGCTGCCCAGGTCGCCCAGCCCGAGGATCCGCTCCCCATCCGTCACCACAATGGCCTGGACGGATCAAAACACACGTCAGCGGCGTGCTCGAAGCGATGGTAACTCACGGAGGGGGGGCGGCTGGGTGTACCTTGATGTTCTCCTCAGGCCAGGAGTTCAGCATGGTGGCGATGTGTCCTCGGTCGTGGATGGTGATGAAGAGTCCTCTGAAAACGCACagaggaaagcaaaaatactcaATCACAGACTATTCTGAAGGATTTAtcgttaaaaaatatttctaaaagctaaaaatcatatttaatttatcTCTGAGACTCGTGAAGCTCACCGCGGCCTCCTGAAGGCGAGGCCGTACTGCTGACAGGCCAGACCAACGGTGGGAGTGTAGACGATGGGCATGAACTGCTCGATGTCGGAGGTCAGCACACGGTAGAACAGCTTCTCGTTCCTGTCCTGCAGCGTCATCAGCAGGATGTACCTGAGAGCGAGGGGAAGCGACCAAACGTCAGCGACTTGACCAACCTTCGTGTTTCGATCATATTCTGCGTGTGTATCAACTTTGTTGAAACCAAACCCAGATTAACTCGGCCTGCATGACAGAAGGAAACATTTTGCCTATTTCAGTTGTTACTCATTCACTGAAATATCTCCAAAcatcactggatggattctGAGGAAATTCAGCTCACAGTCTTGCTTATTTCTGCAGAATAACATTATTCAAAGATCTAAGATCtgcctacagcaggtaagatattaaatagTCAGAAGGTTTCCATAaaacccaacttcaaaagatctaaactacaTAAACCATTGAGACAGATAAACTCCAAAAACTAATTTGGACTCAGAGTCACATCTGCCAGTCTGGATTACATTTGAAGCTAAAGTCTCTCAATTCAGATgatataaaaccattttaatcCTAATCCCTGTGTGAAAAACACATGGATTGGTGTAGTATAAGCACGTGAAACCATGAACTAATGTCACGTTTGCTACATGGTGATGAGTGAAGCTCTTCATTCAGAGTCGGGTCCTAAATTAgagttttgaactttttaaaaatgaggctTTCTGTCGATGATCTGAGGGAGATCGACAGATGTAGCAGAaccaaattttttttacaaaaagctgTTCTGCCGACTCAGTTtcctacatttttttctgtcattgtgtgttttagtgAAAAACCAACAGAACTGCCACAATTGTCCATTATAGTTAGATATACAGTTagttgcttctttttctgtAGGGCCTCATGCTTGTTGAATATGTGACTTTAACAAATTTATTCCTTAAAACCCTTTGTAGCAATGAAGAGTTTAAAAGAAGGGGGTGTTGTGTGCTGTGCAGCTCAGTGTCAGCTTTTGAACACGGCTTTCCAAGATTAAAATCCACGCTGAATAAACGTCTAATCATATCTAAGGAAACCGAGCAGCGGGAACAACAGATGGGACGCGCTGAGGAGGATTTAACCCAGGAGGTGGGTCAGCCTGAACCGACTGAACATCT
This genomic stretch from Kryptolebias marmoratus isolate JLee-2015 linkage group LG6, ASM164957v2, whole genome shotgun sequence harbors:
- the me3 gene encoding NADP-dependent malic enzyme, mitochondrial, with product MNSLPGRAALSLCRRATAGGMRALAAPACHPAGGPQADRAALPALRVCHSGTNRKGSVYTKKRGYDITRNPHLNKGMAFTLEERLQLGIHGLLPPCFLSQDVQVLRVLKSYETRTSPLDKYILLMTLQDRNEKLFYRVLTSDIEQFMPIVYTPTVGLACQQYGLAFRRPRGLFITIHDRGHIATMLNSWPEENIKAIVVTDGERILGLGDLGSYGMGIPVGKLALYTACSGVPPQQCLPVLLDVGTDNQSLLDDPLYIGLKHKRIRGKEYDELVDEFMQAVTEKYGMNCLIQFEDFANSNAFRILNKYRNRYCTFNDDIQGTASVAVAGIFAALKITKNKLLDHTFVFQGAGEAALGIAHLLMMAMAKEGVTREEAAKRIWMVDSKGLIVKGRSHLNHEKAEFAHEHPHLKTLEEVVQVIKPTAIIGVAAIGGAFTEKIIKDMASFNQRPIIFALSNPTSKAECTAEQCYQLTEGRGIFASGSPFDKVSLSDGRTFFPGQGNNAYVFPGVALGVIACGVRHISDDIFLTTAEAIADMVTEENLAEGRLYPPLNTIREVSFKIAVKIVNHAYKNNTASVYPEPKDKEAFVLSHIYSPDYDSFTLDSYSWPQDAMNVQDV